The DNA region GACCCAGTCGTCCGTGGGACCGATGACGGTCGGCATTCCCGGCCGCGCCACGCCACTCGGCAGAAAGGCATGTCTTTCCCAGCGGCTGTACCCGGCGCTCACGGCCAGTTCCGGATAATAGGTGGCATTGGCCTCCCCTACCCCTTCCTTGGCTGCGGAAACCCCTTCCCGGACGGCCCGTATCGCCGGATTGTTGTCGAGTGCAATCCTCACGCAGGCTTCGAGGGTCAGCGCTTGCCCCATCTCCGTTCCCCGAGAAAGACCCGTGCGGGAAAGAGTCGCGGAATCTGACGCCGTTGCCGTTCCCGCAATATCACCCTTGATTTTCAGTGTCTCCGCCGTTGACAAGCCGGCAGTCTGCCCCAAAGCCGTTCCGGCAAGGATGAGGACAACGCCGATCCACATTCCGGGCCTGAGAAGTCGCGTATACATACCTGTCTCCTTCAATAATCTATCCGAGCGATTTTTTGAACCGTTTCGATGTGAACCAGAGTGTCGCCACCCCGAGGACCGCCAGGGCTGCCATTTGCGGCCAGAGAATCCCCATCCCCACGCCCTTGAGAAAGATGCCGCGGATGATGACCAGAAAATACCTCAGCGGATTGAGGTAGGTCAGCCACTGGATCGGCTCCGGCATGTTGGCGATGGGAAACATGAACCCGGAAAGGAGCACTGCGGGGAAGTAAAAGAGGAAGGCGCTCATCATAGCCTGCTGCTGGGTTTGACTGACCGTTGAAATCAGGAGCCCGGCGCCCAGCGTCGTCATGAGGTAAAGCGTCGTCGCCAGAAAAAGCAGGACCAGGCTTCCTCGGATCGGCACCTCGAACCAAACAATCCCGATCAGCGTGATGATAATGACATCGGCAAAACCGATCAGGGCGAACGGCACCGTTTTCCCGAGGATAAATTCCAGAGGCGTAATCGGGGTCACCATGATCTGTTCCATGGTGCCGATCTCCTTTTCCCGCACGACGGCCATGCTGGTCAGCATCAGGGTAACGAGCATGACAAGGACGGCGATCACCCCCGGTACATAGAAATTCCGGCTTTCCAGGTTTTCATTGAACCAGGCACGGGTTTGCAGGTCGACCCGGCCCGGCTGTTGCCCCGAACCCGCAAGACGGGTCAGCCGGGTGACCAGAATCTGTTCGGAAAACTGTCCGGCGATCTTCGCACCGTAGTTAAGAACGACCCCCGCCGTGTTGGAGTCGGTCCCATCCAGGATCAGTTGAAACCGGGCCGTCCCACCGGTGCGAAGCGCTTCTCCGAAGCCGCGGTTCATCTGCAGGACCGCCTTGACCAGGCCGCGATCCATGAGCTCCCGGATCCGGCTCTCCCGGTCGATGTATTGGGTGATGTCGAAATATCCCGACCGCTCGAAACGGGTCACGAGTTCCCGGCTGGCGACACTGTTGTCGAGGTCATACACGGCGGTACGGATGTGTCTGACATCCGTCGTCACGGCATACCCGAAGACAAGCGCCTGGATAATGGGCATCAGAAAGATGACGCCCTTCATCCGCGGATCCCGAAAGATCTGGATGAATTCCTTGATGAGCATGTGCTTGATCCGTTCGAGCATGACTACACCTGCTTTTTCTTGAATTTCACATGGGCCAGAACCGTCAAGGCGACCCCGAAGAGCGCCAGGAACCCGGCCTCCAGGGCGAGGACCTCCAATCCGACGCCTTTGAGGTAGATGCCCTTGAGCAGGCTCACGAAGTACCGGGCCGGGATCACATAAGTCAGGACCTGGATGACCGCGGGCATGTTCAGGATTTCATACATGAAGCCGGACAGCAGGAACGACGGCAGAAAGGTCAGCACCATCGCCAGCTGGCTCGCCAGGAGTTGGCTCTTGGTGACGATGCTGATCAGCATGCCCATCGACAGCGCCCCTGCCAGGAAGATCGCCGCCATGCCGAAGAGCAGGGCGACATTCCCGCGCAACGGAACCTGGAAGAGAAATTCTCCCACCAGAACGGCGAGGAGTACGTCGAACATCCCGATGATGAAGTAGGGGATGAGCTTGCCGAGGATCAGTTCGGAACCCTTGACGGGCGTCGAGATCAGCTGCTCCATCGTACCCCGTTCCCATTCACGGGCCACCGTCAGGGAGGTGAGGAGCGCGGCGATCACCATCATGATCACGGCGATCAGCCCCGGGATGATGTAGTTTTTCGAAACCATGTCGGCGTTGTACCAGACCCGCGGCCGCATTTCGAGCGGCGTCGCCGGGGCCCGCCCGCCCATTCTCCGAATCTTCTGGACGGCTATATTCTGCGAGTAGGTTTGCGCCGCGACGTCCGCATATCCCGCCGCCATGGTTGCCGTGTTCGAGTCGCTGCCGTCCACGATCAACTGGACGGATGCGCCAGCCCCGGAGGCGATTCGCCCGGCGAAATTCTTCGGAATGATGACGGCAACGAGGGCCCGGCCCGAATCGACGGCTTTTTCCACCTCCCGGTAGTCGTGAAGGTATCCCCGGATGGAAAAATAGCGGGATCCCTGAAAATGGCTGAGGAACTCCCGGCTGGCCGTGGTTTCGCTCTGGTCCCAGACGACCATTGGAACGTTGTCCACGTCGAGCGTGAGCGCGTACCCGAAAAGGACCAGGAGGAGCATCGGAATGGCAATGGCCATGGCGAGGCTTCTCGGATCGCGCAGGATATGGAGAAACTCTTTTCGGGCCACCGCTGCGACGCGCAAAGGCTTCATCCGCGCACCTCCGACTGGGGTTTCTCCGCCCGGTCGCGGGCCTCGATCAGAGAGACAAAAACGTCCTCCAGCGAGGGAACGATCTGTTCGACCCGTTCAACCCTGTAGGCGCGTTCCTCGAGCCTCCTGCCGATGGCTGCGATGGCCGTTGCGGCGTCCTGGACAACGACGTGGAGCCCCTTGCCGAAAAGAGCCACCTCTTTGATGCCGTCGATCCTTTCGATATCCGCCATCGCGTCTTGAGGCCTTTCGCAGAGGACCTCCAGCAGGTCTTCCTTCATGAGTTCCGTCTTGAGCGCTTCGGGGGTTCCGCTGGCGATCAGTTCGCCCCGATAGATCAGTCCCAGCCGGTCGCAGTACTCCGCCTCGTCCATGTAATGGGTCGTGACGAATACGGTGACCCCTCTGGCGGAAAGCTGGTATATCAATTCCCAGAATTTACGCCGGCTGATGGGGTCCACGCCGGAAGTCGGCTCGTCAAGAAAGATGATCGGCGGTTCATGGAGAATGGCGCATCCCAAGGCCAGCCTCTGCTTCCACCCTCCGGACAGGGTGACGGTTTTCGAATGCCGGTGTTCCTTGAGGCCGGCCATCACGATGGCCCACTCCTTTCGCTGAGCCCTTTTCTCTGCGGGGATACGGTAGATCCCGCCGTAGAAATCGATATTCTCCTCGACGGTCAGGTCCTCGTAGAGGGAAAACTTCTGGCTCATGTAGCCGATATGGGATTTGATCTGCTCCGCCTGGGTCAGGATGTCGAAGCCCGCCACCGTGCCCGCGCCGTCGCTGGGGGCGAGGATGCCGCAGAGCATCCGGATCGTGGTCGACTTTCCCGCGCCGTTGGGGCCGAGAAATCCGAAGATCTCTCCCCGCGGGACTTGAAAGCTGACCCGGTTCACCGCGATGAACCCGCCGAAGCGCCGCTCAAGATCCTTGACGGCAACGGCCGTTTCTTGCCCCGGTTCACTCATGGGTCAACCCCTTTTCCTCTTTTGCGCCGACCACCGAGATGAAAACATCCTCCAGACTCGGCTCGACGGCCCTTGCCCCGGCCAGTTTGATCCCGCTCCCGCCAAGGATTTCTGCCGACAGGGCGATGATCGTATCCGGATCGTGAGTCACCACATGAACGCGGCTGCCGAATAGCCCCACGGACCCGGATGGGAACCGGTCCTGAAGCAAAGCCGCGGCCCTGCGGGGCTCGGTCGCGCGGATTTCA from Syntrophales bacterium includes:
- a CDS encoding ABC transporter permease; protein product: MLERIKHMLIKEFIQIFRDPRMKGVIFLMPIIQALVFGYAVTTDVRHIRTAVYDLDNSVASRELVTRFERSGYFDITQYIDRESRIRELMDRGLVKAVLQMNRGFGEALRTGGTARFQLILDGTDSNTAGVVLNYGAKIAGQFSEQILVTRLTRLAGSGQQPGRVDLQTRAWFNENLESRNFYVPGVIAVLVMLVTLMLTSMAVVREKEIGTMEQIMVTPITPLEFILGKTVPFALIGFADVIIITLIGIVWFEVPIRGSLVLLFLATTLYLMTTLGAGLLISTVSQTQQQAMMSAFLFYFPAVLLSGFMFPIANMPEPIQWLTYLNPLRYFLVIIRGIFLKGVGMGILWPQMAALAVLGVATLWFTSKRFKKSLG
- a CDS encoding ABC transporter permease gives rise to the protein MKPLRVAAVARKEFLHILRDPRSLAMAIAIPMLLLVLFGYALTLDVDNVPMVVWDQSETTASREFLSHFQGSRYFSIRGYLHDYREVEKAVDSGRALVAVIIPKNFAGRIASGAGASVQLIVDGSDSNTATMAAGYADVAAQTYSQNIAVQKIRRMGGRAPATPLEMRPRVWYNADMVSKNYIIPGLIAVIMMVIAALLTSLTVAREWERGTMEQLISTPVKGSELILGKLIPYFIIGMFDVLLAVLVGEFLFQVPLRGNVALLFGMAAIFLAGALSMGMLISIVTKSQLLASQLAMVLTFLPSFLLSGFMYEILNMPAVIQVLTYVIPARYFVSLLKGIYLKGVGLEVLALEAGFLALFGVALTVLAHVKFKKKQV
- a CDS encoding ABC transporter ATP-binding protein, translated to MSEPGQETAVAVKDLERRFGGFIAVNRVSFQVPRGEIFGFLGPNGAGKSTTIRMLCGILAPSDGAGTVAGFDILTQAEQIKSHIGYMSQKFSLYEDLTVEENIDFYGGIYRIPAEKRAQRKEWAIVMAGLKEHRHSKTVTLSGGWKQRLALGCAILHEPPIIFLDEPTSGVDPISRRKFWELIYQLSARGVTVFVTTHYMDEAEYCDRLGLIYRGELIASGTPEALKTELMKEDLLEVLCERPQDAMADIERIDGIKEVALFGKGLHVVVQDAATAIAAIGRRLEERAYRVERVEQIVPSLEDVFVSLIEARDRAEKPQSEVRG